Genomic window (Planococcus sp. MSAK28401):
CTCCGTCATATTGTGTTTAATATTTGCCAAAGATATACTTTAAAAGGAATCAATTGTCGATTCTTGTCAAAAAGGAAAAGGAGAGGAAGCATGAAAACACTTAAAGTGCTCTTATTCAGTTTAGCAGCAATTTTCTTTCTAACATTTTCACATTCTGCAGTTTCCGCTCATGCGCCCGATTTACACGAAGGCGTTTCCGGAAGCGAAGTTACAGAGCTCCAAGCCAAACTTCAAAAACTCGGCTATTTTCACGTTGCGCCGACTGGGTATTACGGATCGATCACGAAAGATGCCGTAGTCCAATTCCAACGCGATTTCGGCGTGAAAGCAACCGGCTTTACCGGACCGATGACACGCGAAAAGATGAAGCAAGTCGACATGATGGCACGCACTGTTCACGGTGAAGCCCGCGGGGAAATCTTTGAAGGAAAAGTTGCGGTAGCGGCAGTCATTATGAACCGTGTGCAATCCGGCGCCTTCCCAAGCAGCACATATGGCGTCATTTTCCAGCGCAACGCTTTTACGGCAGTGAATGATGGGCAGTATTGGCTGACGCCAAACGCTTCCGCTTACCGTGCTGTACGGGAAGCGGCGATAGGCTGGGATCCATCTTCCGGCGCGACATACTATTACAACCCGGTCACGGCAACTGATCAGTGGATCTTCACTCGTTCGACCATCAAGAAAATCGGCAAGCATGTCTTTGCCAGATAATAAGAAAAGCCTCCGGAAAAATTCCGGAGGCTTTTTGTTATCCTTTGACCGCACCGGCTGTGATGCCTGCGACGAAGTAGCGCTGCAGGAAGACATAGGCGATGACCATCGGTGCTGAGGCGATGATAACGCCAGTGAACAGCATCGGATAATTGGTGGAATATTGTCCTTGAAACTCAAGTAGTGCGAGCGGCAAGGTTTTGTAGGCGTTGTCCGTGATGAACAGAAGCGGGTACAAAAGGTCATTCCAGTGCATGACGAACAGGAAAATTGCTGTAGCCGAGATGGAGGGCAAGGATAACGGAATCGCCACTTTCGTGAACATCTTCCAATTGCCGGCCCCGTCGATGGTGGACGCTTCGAACAATTCTTTCGGTAAAGTTTTCATAAAGCCGGTCAAGATGAAAACGGCTATCGGCAAAGTCGAGGAAATGTTGACGAGAATCAGCCCAATGAGACTATTCGTCAGCCCCAAATCCAGCATGAGCGAATACAGCGGCACCATGATGACTTGTGCCGGTACCATCATGCCGAGCGTGAACACAGCGAACAGCACATTGCCGATCCAATTATTCATGCGCGTAATGCCGAATGCGACCATCGCGGCGAGCAGCAGAGTGAACGACACCGAGAACAAGGTAACGATGGTGCTATTGAGAAAATAGCCCGCCATCGTTTGTTCCTGGAAAATCGCGACATAATTATCGAACTTAAAGCCGCCGTCAGGCAAGCCGAGCGGGTCGCGGAATGTTTCCTGAAGTGTTTTAACGGACGTCAACAGGACGACCACTAATGGAATCAGGATCAGCAGCGCATAGATGAGCAGTGAGAATTTCCTGAACAGCAAAGTTGCCGCCCCCTTTCTAGTAAGATACGCGGTCTGAGCGCAAGGCTTTGAACTGTAGATACGTAATCAACGCAATGATAACCATGAAAATGATGGAAATCGCAGAAGCGTAGCCGAATTGATAGCTCTTGAATGCAACGTCGTAAATATAAGTCGCGATGATTTCAGTGGAGTTGTTCGGCCCGCCGCCGGTCATGGCGAACACCAAATCGAATGCTTTAAACGATTGGATGGTCGTGTAGGCGACGACGATGGTGGCGGACGGTGCAAGCAGCGGCCAAGTGACGCTTTTGAATGTCTGCCACTTGCTGGCGCCTTCGATTTTTGCCACTTCATACAGTTCCTCTGGAATGGCTTGAAGCCCCGCGACAAAGATGATCAGCATCTGTCCCGCATGGAACCACACTTGCGTGATGGCCAGCGAGTAAATCGCGATATTGGAATTACCGAGCCAGTTTTGTGCAAGGAAATCAAGGCCGATGAGCTCGAGCATTTGATTCAGGATGCCCATCGACGGATCGTAGATGAACGCCCAGATGAACGCGACCGATACCGAAGAAAGGATGGTCGGGAAAAAGTAAAGCGCACGGAGAAATACGTTCGTTTTCGTATTCTTGATGACGATTAGCGCAAAAGCAAGCGCGACAAGCGTCTGGAACACGACGACCGTCAGCATGAACTTCAAGTTATTGCCGATCGTTTTCTGGAAAATCGAATCGCCCGTAAATGCGCGGGTGTAATTGTCGATGCCGACAAACTGGAAGGCGGTACTTAAGCCATCCCAGTCAGTAAAGGAATAAAACAGGGCGCTGATGGTTGGATACAAAAAGAACAAGCTGTAAAGGACAAGCCCCGGAAGAAAGAACAGGTAGATGGATTTGGAGATTCTCATGGACTGGTTATTCCCTGTTTTCTTCTACAATTTGCTGGGCTGCTTCAGCCGCCGCCATTGGATCTTCGCCCCCAAGAACATTTTCAATTGAACTGAGGACTGCATCTTCAATTTGGGCGTTAGTGATCAAAAAGCGCGGCTGGAAGCGCGTATTGCGCTCGTCGATCCAATACGAGGTGTTCTGTAAGGCTTCGGACTCGTATTCGACGTCGTTGACAGTCAAATGCTGCCCCGTTTCATTGGCGTATTTGGAAGCCACTTCCGGCTGGCTCAAATAGTCGATGAACGCTTTTGCCTGGTCTTTCTTATCGGAATTGCTGTTGACGGCCAGCATGAACGTAGCCGTATTGATGCCTTCGTAAGTGGCTTCGCTTTCTTCCACTGTAATTGGCGCGAGCAAGTCGAGTTCAAGGTCCGGGTTCAAGTCGAGCAGGGAATTCATATGGTAAGAACCGGTCGCAAGCATGGCTGCTTCCTCGTTTGCTACCATCGCCATGGCGGAATCCTGGTTGGTGCCGAGGGCATCGTCCTGGATATAGCCTTTGTCCGCGAGAAGTTTAAAGTCTTCCAGCGTCTTGACCCACCATTCATTCGTCAAGGACTCTTCGCCGTTCTGAAGTTTTTGGAAAACCTCTTCATCCGGCGCATTGTTCATCATCATGCTGTTCATAAATTGGTTCGGCCCGATGTCAGCGCCTGGGAAAGCGATCGGCGTGATGTCGTTTTCAAGTAGGGTATCGGCCATTTCCTGGAATTCTGTCCAGCTTTTCGGCACTTCTAGCCCAAGTTCGTCAAACATGCCTTTGTTATAGACGGGCATATTGAAGACCAATTGATAAGGCAAGGCATACTGCGCGTCGTCTTTCTGGCCGACAGCGATCAGGCTTTCGTCAAAATTCGAGACGAATTCTTCTCCGCTCAAGTCTTCAAAAAAGCCGGCGCTTTGGATCGATTCAAATTGTGCGCCTGGGAAAGAAGTGAAAACGTCTCCTGTCGAACCTTCCTGCAGCATGCGTTGTGCCGTTGCCTGGTATTGGTCGGACGGATAGATGTTCTGCTCTACGCGAATATCAGGGTTCGCTTCTTCGAAATCGGCAATGATTTCA
Coding sequences:
- a CDS encoding cell wall hydrolase, which translates into the protein MKTLKVLLFSLAAIFFLTFSHSAVSAHAPDLHEGVSGSEVTELQAKLQKLGYFHVAPTGYYGSITKDAVVQFQRDFGVKATGFTGPMTREKMKQVDMMARTVHGEARGEIFEGKVAVAAVIMNRVQSGAFPSSTYGVIFQRNAFTAVNDGQYWLTPNASAYRAVREAAIGWDPSSGATYYYNPVTATDQWIFTRSTIKKIGKHVFAR
- a CDS encoding ABC transporter substrate-binding protein, encoding MKNKLWLATGTVGLGLILGACAGESGGEDTSSESGDATQISFMHWRGEDKAVLDEIIADFEEANPDIRVEQNIYPSDQYQATAQRMLQEGSTGDVFTSFPGAQFESIQSAGFFEDLSGEEFVSNFDESLIAVGQKDDAQYALPYQLVFNMPVYNKGMFDELGLEVPKSWTEFQEMADTLLENDITPIAFPGADIGPNQFMNSMMMNNAPDEEVFQKLQNGEESLTNEWWVKTLEDFKLLADKGYIQDDALGTNQDSAMAMVANEEAAMLATGSYHMNSLLDLNPDLELDLLAPITVEESEATYEGINTATFMLAVNSNSDKKDQAKAFIDYLSQPEVASKYANETGQHLTVNDVEYESEALQNTSYWIDERNTRFQPRFLITNAQIEDAVLSSIENVLGGEDPMAAAEAAQQIVEENRE
- a CDS encoding carbohydrate ABC transporter permease; the protein is MRISKSIYLFFLPGLVLYSLFFLYPTISALFYSFTDWDGLSTAFQFVGIDNYTRAFTGDSIFQKTIGNNLKFMLTVVVFQTLVALAFALIVIKNTKTNVFLRALYFFPTILSSVSVAFIWAFIYDPSMGILNQMLELIGLDFLAQNWLGNSNIAIYSLAITQVWFHAGQMLIIFVAGLQAIPEELYEVAKIEGASKWQTFKSVTWPLLAPSATIVVAYTTIQSFKAFDLVFAMTGGGPNNSTEIIATYIYDVAFKSYQFGYASAISIIFMVIIALITYLQFKALRSDRVSY
- a CDS encoding carbohydrate ABC transporter permease gives rise to the protein MLFRKFSLLIYALLILIPLVVVLLTSVKTLQETFRDPLGLPDGGFKFDNYVAIFQEQTMAGYFLNSTIVTLFSVSFTLLLAAMVAFGITRMNNWIGNVLFAVFTLGMMVPAQVIMVPLYSLMLDLGLTNSLIGLILVNISSTLPIAVFILTGFMKTLPKELFEASTIDGAGNWKMFTKVAIPLSLPSISATAIFLFVMHWNDLLYPLLFITDNAYKTLPLALLEFQGQYSTNYPMLFTGVIIASAPMVIAYVFLQRYFVAGITAGAVKG